The genomic DNA GGACATCTACATCTAGGAGTGTCGGGTCAGGCGGTCAGCTGCTCGCAAATCTGCTCGATGTCATAGAAGTGATGGGGCTCCAGGATGGCCGCACCGGTGTCCAGGTTGATCTTCAGCACACCGGTGAACTCAAAGGGCACCTGGCCCGTGGTGGTGAGGATGGCCGTGCCGTCAGGTGCCACCCGGATCAAATCGGCCCCGACGTTCCTGGCCCGGATCTGGTTGTCACCCGCGGTGGCCACAACTTCGAAGTTAACCGTGAACAGCTCCTGCAGGACCTGTCCGTCGGGAAAGGTGAAGGCGGTGACCCGGCCGGTGAGGGTGACGGTGACCTCGACCCCGCACTCCCCGCTCAGGAACGGATCTACGAACGTTTCATCGATCGGGATGACTTCCCTCTCCGGCGGCTGGGCCGCCGCGGCGGTGGCCCCGAGCACCACCACGAACAATGCTCCCAGAACAGCCAGCACCCCAGTGGTGCACTGTCGCCTCATCGCCCGTCCCCCCTTTGCGTGATCCCGGCGCCCAGCCGGGTGCGTGTTGGCTCCGCGGTTGCCTGTGGGCAACCGGGTAGCGTCTGGCTAGCAGCACAAGCGCCGCGATGGCGTCCGGGTGGCCCCCCCCTTTCCGTGCCCTTGTCGCGTTTACACCCTTGAGGCGCACAGAGGACAATCCCCCAACTGCCGTAGACAGGTCGCAGTCCCAGCGATCACCTTCCATGGCCAGGCGCTTCATCTGCTCGCGCATGGCCATGCGCTTGCCCAGGTCCTGCTCGGCGAGCAGCCTGATGGTCCGGATGGCCATCGCCGCCAGCAGCGTGCCGAGCGGTGGCTGGCCGCGAACAGGACGAGCCGCCTGCCCAGTCCAGGTTGTTGCGGCTCACAAGGCTCGCCGACCACCCGCTCGACCTGCGGAAAGCGCAAAGGTCATGCGGCTTTAGCACTCGCCTACCTTGACTGCTACGCTGCCGAACATGGATCGTCTTGGGCAGGGAGGGGCGGCCATGGACCTCGACGAACGAAAGGCACGACTGCTGCGCGCGGTGGTGCACGAGTTCATCTACACCGAGAAGCCGGTCGGGTCCAAGAGCCTGACCGAGCGCTACTCGCTCGGGGTCTCGGCGGCCACCATCCGCAACGAGCTGGCCGTGCTCGAGGAGCAGGGCTACCTCTCCCATCCCCACACCAGCGCCGGCCGCATCCCCACCGACCGGGGATACCGGTTCTACGTCGACGCCCTCTCGGGCGTGGGGGAGCTGGCCCGGGCCCAGGAGGAGACCATCGCCAGGTTCTTCGAGGGCGCCGCCGACCTGGAGGAGACGCTGCAGCGGACCTCGCTGCTGCTGTCCAGCCTCACCCACTACACCGCCATGGTGGCCCCGCCGGCCCTCGACCAGTCGCGGCTGCGCCACATCGAGGTGGTCGGGCTCGGGCGCCACGTGATCATGCTGGTGCTGATCGTCGACTCCGGACGGGTCGAGAAGCGGCTGGTCGAGACGGCCGAGGAGAGCTCGCTGGAGGACCTGGAGGCACTGCGCCGCCAGCTCAACGAGCGGCTGGCCAACGAGCGCCTGTCGCGGGCCGAGCTGATCCTTGACGCCATGGCCGGCGAGGTCCCGCCCGAGCGCCGGGCCCTGTTCCAGACCCTGGCCGCCGCCATCGGCCAGTTCGTCGGCGACCAGACCAGCGAGCGGATCTGGCTGGGCGGCCAGGCCCACATCGCCGGGCCGGGGGCCTTCGACGGCATCGAGACCGTCCGCCAGGTCTACGAGGCGCTGGAGCAGCAGGTGCTGGTGCTGCGCATGCTCCAGGCCGCCCTGGGCCGCGACGAACGGGTGTCGGTGGTGATCGGCTCGGAGAACACGGTCGAGGGGATGGAGGCCTGCTCGCTGGTCACCTCCGCCTACCTGGCCGGCGACGCCAGCGGCTCCA from Actinomycetota bacterium includes the following:
- the hrcA gene encoding heat-inducible transcriptional repressor HrcA; amino-acid sequence: MDRLGQGGAAMDLDERKARLLRAVVHEFIYTEKPVGSKSLTERYSLGVSAATIRNELAVLEEQGYLSHPHTSAGRIPTDRGYRFYVDALSGVGELARAQEETIARFFEGAADLEETLQRTSLLLSSLTHYTAMVAPPALDQSRLRHIEVVGLGRHVIMLVLIVDSGRVEKRLVETAEESSLEDLEALRRQLNERLANERLSRAELILDAMAGEVPPERRALFQTLAAAIGQFVGDQTSERIWLGGQAHIAGPGAFDGIETVRQVYEALEQQVLVLRMLQAALGRDERVSVVIGSENTVEGMEACSLVTSAYLAGDASGSIGVLGPTRMDYLRAMAAVQAVARYLGDAFDGNG